One region of Cucurbita pepo subsp. pepo cultivar mu-cu-16 chromosome LG03, ASM280686v2, whole genome shotgun sequence genomic DNA includes:
- the LOC111790616 gene encoding probable serine/threonine-protein kinase WNK4 isoform X2 produces the protein MKAIKNWARQILRGLDYLHSHNPPIIHRDLKGDNIFINGNHGEVKIGDLGLAIILKQPTARSVIGTPEFMAPELYEEEYNELIDVYAFGMCMLEMVTFEYPYSECKNPAQIFKKVTSGIKPASLDKVSDPLTKEFINKCLVPVQDRLSAKELLKDSFLQVENPKESTHDLLQLPNHVPKSINLPKSEPIDIDLKQHSMTTSAESNSGSPLFPDMEFQTMNKNNEFRLRGNKTDDNSVVLTLRIADSNGRVRNIHFTFYLDSDTALSVAAEMAEQLELENHDVDFVAELIDLLITKLVPGWKPMFDYSLHGELSLCGGPPTLLSAKSSIASPWDSMLNGVDDGLQSNGDGGWADDIPGSQIFDTCPSSPSFAKFEDLSSHTSFASELLVKDCSTKSAKVMDCSNTVDGSSKGSSWSAAELELQGASDVGKLNPMDYFVKNSVMSLANEAAANVMSLTSSCSSLSLTDKDLDAELEMELDAIERHYQQLVEELSRMREEAVEATRKRWIAKKKLIH, from the exons ATGAAGGCCATAAAGAATTGGGCGCGACAGATTCTCCGAGGCTTGGACTATCTTCACAGTCACAATCCTCCCATTATTCATAGAGATTTGAAAggtgataatatttttattaatgggAATCATGGAGAAGTTAAGATTGGAGATCTTGGATTAGCTATTATTTTGAAGCAGCCTACTGCTCGAAGTGTGATTG GAACTCCTGAGTTCATGGCTCCTGAGCTTTATGAAGAGGAGTACAATGAGCTTATTGATGTGTATGCTTTTGGGATGTGCATGCTGGAGATGGTTACGTTTGAGTATCCTTATAGTGAATGTAAAAATCCGGCTCAGATCTTCAAGAAAGTTACCTCT GGTATTAAGCCTGCTTCCCTTGATAAGGTGAGTGATCCACTAACCAAGGAGTTCATCAATAAATGTTTGGTTCCGGTGCAAGATAGGTTGTCTGCAAAAGAGCTTCTTAAAGATTCATTCCTTCAAGTTGAGAACCCCAAGGAATCAACGCATGATCTCCTACAGTTACCTAACCATGTTcctaaatcaataaatttgcCAAAGAGTGAACCTATTGACATTGACCTCAAACAACATTCTATGACCACCAGTGCTGAAAGCAATAGTGGGAGTCCACTGTTTCCAGACATGGAATTCCAGACTATGAACAAGAACAATGAGTTTAGGTTACGTGGAAATAAAACCGACGACAACTCGGTGGTGTTAACCTTGCGTATTGCAGACTCGAACG GTCGAGTGAGGAATATACATTTTACGTTTTATCTTGATTCTGATACTGCACTATCAGTGGCAGCTGAAATGGCTGAACAATTGGAGTTGGAAAATCATGATGTTGATTTCGTAGCTGAACTTATTGACTTATTGATAACAAAACTGGTACCTGGTTGGAAGCCGATGTTTGATTATTCCTTACATGGAGAGTTGAGTCTTTGTGGCGGCCCCCCTACCCTTTTAAGTGCCAAATCATCTATTGCATCTCCATGGGATTCAATGTTAAATGGGGTGGATGATGGTCTGCAATCTAATGGAGATGGTGGCTGGGCTGATGATATTCCCGGTAGTCAAATTTTTGATACTTGCCCTTCTTCTCCCAGCTTCGCTAAGTTTGAGGACCTGAGTTCTCATACTTCATTCGCATCAGAGTTATTGGTCAAAGACTGTTCGACCAAAAGTGCTAAGGTGATGGATTGCTCGAATACTGTTGATGGAAGCTCAAAGGGGTCGAGCTGGTCGGCTGCGGAACTAGAGCTCCAAGGTGCATCAGATGTTGGAAAGTTGAATCCCATGGATTATTTTGTGAAGAACTCAGTGATGTCATTGGCAAATGAAGCAGCAGCTAATGTGATGAGCTTGACAAGCAGTTGCTCTTCGCTATCCTTAACGGACAAGGATCTGGATGCCGAACTGGAGATGGAACTTGATGCTATTGAGAGACATTATCAGCAGCTGGTGGAGGAGCTGTCTCGAATGAGAGAGGAGGCAGTAGAGGCCACCAGAAAGAGATGGATTGCAAAGAAGAAGCTGATTCATTGA
- the LOC111790637 gene encoding protein yippee-like At4g27745 yields the protein MADLMIGARLYSCQNCSNEVSRHDDIISKGFQSLRGRAFLFYEARNVEEGPQQEKMLLSGTYIVSDLFCSECGQMLGWKYIKAYDETQRYKEGKVVLEKFKITNECC from the exons atGGCGGACTTGATGATCGGGGCGCGGCTGTACAGTTGCCAGAATTGCAGTAATGAAGTATCACGACATGATGACATTATTTCGAAAGGGTTTCAG TCGCTGCGGGGAAGAGCGTTCTTGTTCTACGAAGCAAGGAATGTGGAAGAGGGGCCTCAACAGGAGAAGATGTTACTCAGCGGAACATACATAGTTTCTGATTTGTTTTGTTCGGAGTGTGGCCAAATGTTGGGATGGAAATACATTAAGGCTTATGATGAAACTCAGAGGTACAAAGAAGGCAAAGTGGTTTTGGAGAAGTTCAAGATCACCAACGAATGTTgctaa